One region of Desulfitobacterium chlororespirans DSM 11544 genomic DNA includes:
- the rnk gene encoding nucleoside diphosphate kinase regulator has translation MSRKISITAVDRERLLKLINKEREFGSAKNKDYLKDLEHELNGADVVPSEKIPANAITMNSRILLQDLETGEETVYTLVYPEDADLLEDKISILAPVGTAILGYLEGDIIDWKVPGGVVRFKVEKILYQPEAAGDYHL, from the coding sequence ATGAGTAGAAAGATCAGTATTACAGCTGTGGACCGTGAGCGTCTGCTCAAACTTATCAATAAGGAAAGAGAGTTTGGCAGCGCTAAAAACAAGGATTACTTAAAAGATCTTGAGCATGAGTTAAATGGGGCAGATGTGGTACCTTCAGAAAAAATCCCTGCCAACGCCATCACCATGAATTCCAGGATCTTGCTGCAGGATCTGGAGACAGGGGAAGAAACCGTCTATACGTTAGTGTATCCTGAGGATGCCGATCTTCTGGAAGATAAGATTTCAATTCTTGCCCCCGTGGGGACGGCCATTCTGGGCTATCTGGAAGGAGATATCATCGATTGGAAAGTTCCCGGTGGTGTCGTCCGGTTTAAGGTGGAAAAAATTCTTTATCAGCCGGAGGCTGCGGGAGACTATCATTTATAA
- a CDS encoding alanine/glycine:cation symporter family protein: MEALHDFIIWLNGYLWGPPILVLLFGTHLFLTFRTRGIQRYIFKGIKLSLTKDPDASGDVSQFGALTTALAATIGTGNIVGVATAVALGGPGAVLWCWLTGVFGIATKYGEALLAVKYRVKTADGTMLGGPMYALERGLGQKWLAVLFCIFTSIAAFGIGNMTQANSISGMLKSQFNISPLLTGLVLAALTGIVIIGGVKWIARVCEKFVPFMAIAYVLGCIIILIINSQYVWPAVVLICESAFTPTAAGGGFVGASIIMAARYGIARGLFSNESGLGSAPIVAAAAQTRNPVRQALVSATGTFWDTVVVCLMTGLVVVSSVLSNPTAAQGLQGGDLTTMAFNQIPVVGPIVLTFGLLTFVFSTILGWSYYGERAVEYLFGKKGILPYRLLWVLAVLTGSLVTLQFVWDLSDAMNAMMAIPNLVALLLLSGVIVSETKKYLWEDRLDEASEEPIPVIQNK, encoded by the coding sequence ATGGAAGCCTTACATGACTTTATCATCTGGCTGAACGGCTATCTCTGGGGTCCACCAATTCTTGTTTTACTTTTTGGCACGCACTTATTCCTTACTTTCCGTACTCGTGGCATTCAAAGGTACATTTTTAAAGGGATCAAATTATCCCTCACTAAGGATCCTGATGCCAGCGGCGATGTGAGCCAATTCGGAGCTCTGACCACCGCCCTGGCCGCTACCATCGGAACCGGCAATATCGTCGGAGTAGCTACGGCTGTGGCTTTAGGGGGGCCTGGTGCCGTACTTTGGTGCTGGCTCACCGGGGTATTCGGGATTGCCACCAAATATGGGGAGGCCTTATTGGCCGTAAAATACCGGGTCAAAACCGCTGACGGCACCATGCTGGGCGGCCCTATGTATGCTTTGGAAAGGGGCCTGGGCCAGAAGTGGCTGGCTGTACTCTTCTGTATCTTTACTTCCATTGCCGCCTTTGGCATTGGCAATATGACTCAGGCTAATTCTATTTCCGGTATGCTCAAGTCCCAATTCAATATCAGCCCCCTCCTTACCGGTCTTGTCTTAGCAGCCCTTACCGGGATAGTGATCATCGGTGGAGTGAAATGGATCGCCCGGGTCTGCGAAAAATTCGTCCCCTTTATGGCGATTGCCTATGTCCTCGGTTGTATCATCATCCTGATTATAAATTCTCAATATGTCTGGCCTGCCGTTGTCTTGATCTGTGAATCGGCATTCACTCCAACTGCCGCCGGCGGCGGCTTCGTCGGTGCCAGTATCATTATGGCCGCCCGTTACGGTATTGCCCGGGGTCTTTTCTCCAATGAATCCGGTTTGGGTTCCGCTCCCATCGTCGCTGCCGCCGCTCAAACCAGGAATCCGGTCCGTCAGGCTCTCGTCTCGGCTACCGGCACCTTCTGGGATACCGTTGTTGTCTGTTTAATGACCGGTCTGGTCGTGGTCAGCAGTGTCCTTAGCAACCCGACTGCTGCTCAAGGACTGCAAGGCGGCGATTTGACCACAATGGCTTTTAATCAGATTCCGGTGGTTGGCCCCATCGTTTTAACCTTCGGGCTTTTGACCTTCGTTTTCTCCACCATCCTGGGCTGGTCTTATTATGGTGAAAGGGCTGTGGAATACCTCTTTGGCAAAAAGGGCATCCTCCCTTACCGCCTCCTTTGGGTTCTCGCCGTGTTAACCGGCTCTTTGGTGACTCTCCAATTCGTCTGGGATTTGTCGGATGCGATGAACGCCATGATGGCTATTCCCAATCTTGTGGCGCTCCTTCTCCTAAGCGGAGTTATTGTCTCGGAAACCAAGAAGTATCTATGGGAAGATCGTCTGGATGAAGCCTCTGAGGAGCCCATCCCTGTCATTCAGAATAAATAA
- a CDS encoding VOC family protein: MLAMKFKFTHNNINVLDLEKSLKFYEAALGLKEVRRIAPESGEFIIVYLGDGITAHALELTWLRDRTEPYNLGDNEFHLALTVDDFQAAHEHHQKMGCICYENEAMGIYFINDPDNYWIEILPSSMG, encoded by the coding sequence ATGCTGGCCATGAAATTTAAATTTACCCACAATAATATCAATGTGCTGGATCTGGAGAAAAGTCTTAAATTTTACGAAGCGGCATTAGGGTTAAAGGAAGTCAGGCGTATAGCTCCGGAGAGCGGGGAATTCATTATTGTTTATCTGGGGGATGGGATAACCGCTCATGCTTTGGAACTTACCTGGTTAAGGGATAGAACAGAACCCTATAATCTGGGCGACAACGAGTTTCATCTGGCCTTAACCGTGGATGATTTCCAGGCAGCTCATGAACATCATCAAAAAATGGGCTGCATCTGTTATGAAAATGAAGCCATGGGGATCTATTTTATCAATGATCCGGATAACTACTGGATAGAAATCCTCCCCAGTTCTATGGGATAG
- a CDS encoding MBL fold metallo-hydrolase — protein sequence MKAPLEKLGLRIEYIQHSGFTVETDKEFLVFDYYQGQVQLPGHKQITVFSSHVHPDHYNPEIFQWQTHYPNIHYILSSDIQGHPQLPPGQENLTFLSPYEEVHKNNLTIRTYGSTDAGVSFLVELGAKERLHLFHAGDLNWWHWRGEPEADILWAEKMFKEEIAKLKEERIDIAFFPVDPRLEQSSCLGAEYFIQEIRPQILVPMHFWDDYGSIGSFVEKMTASPTAILGIKQTNQCFGI from the coding sequence ATGAAAGCTCCCCTCGAAAAGCTAGGACTTCGTATTGAGTATATTCAGCACAGCGGTTTCACCGTGGAAACCGATAAGGAGTTCCTTGTCTTTGACTATTATCAAGGCCAAGTCCAGTTGCCCGGCCATAAGCAGATCACTGTTTTTTCCTCCCATGTCCATCCGGATCATTACAATCCTGAAATCTTCCAGTGGCAAACCCACTATCCTAACATTCACTATATCCTCAGCTCGGATATCCAAGGCCATCCTCAGCTGCCTCCAGGCCAAGAGAACCTTACTTTCTTATCCCCTTATGAAGAAGTTCATAAGAATAACCTGACTATTAGAACCTATGGATCTACCGATGCGGGTGTTTCCTTCCTTGTGGAACTGGGCGCCAAGGAAAGGCTCCATCTCTTCCATGCCGGAGATCTTAACTGGTGGCACTGGCGGGGAGAACCCGAAGCAGATATTCTGTGGGCAGAGAAAATGTTCAAGGAAGAAATCGCCAAACTCAAAGAAGAGAGAATCGATATTGCTTTCTTCCCTGTGGACCCCCGGCTTGAACAGTCCTCCTGCCTGGGAGCGGAGTATTTTATTCAGGAGATCCGTCCCCAAATCCTTGTCCCCATGCATTTTTGGGATGATTATGGATCCATTGGCTCCTTTGTTGAAAAAATGACCGCTTCCCCCACGGCAATCTTAGGCATCAAACAAACCAATCAGTGCTTTGGCATCTAA
- a CDS encoding 2'-5' RNA ligase family protein, translated as MSYAVNLYFNEEAEQSIIKLWESLALLNLGKCMSCTNGRPHITLAIYHDLDLTKAQGILETLAQAVPSFELVFLQVGIFPLHKGTIFLTPNLTHDLFRVHGMLHAALAAWQEQGWDYYKPQIWHPHCTLSMETAVEEIPKVLEEILKDFRSIEVTIESIGIVSLDPIEYLGEFPLSGSPSPA; from the coding sequence ATGAGCTATGCAGTTAATCTCTACTTCAATGAAGAAGCGGAGCAATCGATAATAAAGCTATGGGAGTCGTTAGCTCTCTTGAATCTGGGCAAATGCATGTCCTGCACCAACGGCCGACCCCATATCACTTTAGCTATCTATCATGATCTGGACTTGACCAAAGCTCAAGGAATACTGGAGACTCTGGCTCAAGCTGTTCCTTCCTTTGAGTTGGTATTTCTTCAAGTAGGGATTTTTCCTCTTCATAAAGGCACCATCTTTTTGACCCCTAACTTGACTCATGATCTGTTTCGGGTCCATGGAATGCTCCATGCTGCCTTGGCGGCTTGGCAAGAGCAGGGCTGGGACTATTACAAACCCCAGATCTGGCATCCCCATTGCACCCTTTCCATGGAAACGGCCGTGGAGGAGATCCCTAAAGTGCTGGAAGAAATCTTAAAAGATTTTCGCTCCATTGAGGTGACCATTGAATCCATAGGGATAGTATCCTTGGATCCCATTGAGTATTTAGGCGAATTCCCTCTGAGCGGATCGCCATCCCCTGCTTAG
- a CDS encoding methyl-accepting chemotaxis protein yields the protein MQFKSIRTQFLTISIMIVLSALVIVGGITCYEVIQQSKEDYLNYSNEQMKIAEQSIKIFYDQIDKNINMMATHPLVMAAAESNITSYANSMEKVQMTPSQNGGVEQEIYEIFKHYADSHPGTMYVYFGTEDGAYLQWPEAPIPVEKFYPPEKGWYKTGLGGNGAIVRTEPYLDPMSNTMITSNVRSFTDANGKLVGTLGIDVQQSVISDMLNSMKTGTTGYSMIVHTTGVILADGSNPENNFKKLDELNISGLEKLGTDDLPPFYVTIDGVKYIVNPHKVDGTDWILASLMSEKELTQGANGVALMMLGVSAFMLLITIALITITANKITTPIKKSAQYLDLVANGDFSQEIDPRFLARKDEVGSITNAINHMKNSIKQLVNSIKSESVAIEEKVHAVMDNVVDLSKSLEEISATTGDVAASTEETSAASEEMSATTQEIEKAVQLIAGKSQQGAISSKEITGRAEDTKRNVNTAQKKAADIFVDTQVKLEKAIIEAKVVSQIDLLTDAIMQITEQTNLLALNAAIEAARAGEAGRGFSVVSEEIRKLAEQSKGAVMQIQEVTTKVTSAVDNLSQSSNGLLSFMSVDVNNDYQVMLDVAERYSEDANFVDELVADFSATTEQLLVSIQNISDAIGGVAQAANSGAVGTADIANQSAEVSVKSNEVKEQILRAKESVNRLQEEIKRFKV from the coding sequence ATGCAGTTCAAGAGTATTCGAACCCAATTTTTAACCATCTCGATCATGATTGTCTTAAGTGCCTTGGTTATTGTTGGTGGTATTACTTGTTATGAGGTAATTCAGCAATCGAAAGAAGACTACCTCAACTACTCCAACGAACAAATGAAAATAGCCGAGCAGTCCATTAAGATATTTTATGATCAGATTGATAAAAACATCAATATGATGGCCACCCATCCCCTGGTCATGGCAGCGGCGGAAAGCAATATTACATCTTACGCCAACAGTATGGAAAAGGTACAAATGACGCCTTCTCAAAATGGCGGGGTAGAACAAGAGATCTACGAGATCTTCAAGCACTATGCCGACAGCCATCCAGGGACAATGTATGTTTATTTCGGAACGGAAGATGGCGCTTACCTGCAGTGGCCGGAAGCCCCCATACCGGTTGAAAAATTTTATCCTCCCGAGAAAGGCTGGTACAAAACCGGCTTAGGCGGCAATGGAGCCATTGTGAGAACAGAGCCCTATCTTGATCCCATGTCCAATACCATGATTACGAGCAATGTCCGCTCATTTACAGATGCCAACGGTAAGCTGGTCGGAACTCTGGGAATTGACGTGCAGCAGTCGGTCATAAGCGATATGCTCAATTCAATGAAGACTGGAACGACCGGATATTCAATGATTGTTCACACCACGGGAGTTATTTTAGCCGATGGCAGTAACCCTGAAAATAATTTTAAAAAATTGGACGAGCTTAACATCTCAGGACTGGAGAAGCTGGGCACTGATGATTTACCCCCTTTTTATGTAACGATTGACGGTGTAAAATACATAGTTAATCCCCATAAAGTCGATGGAACAGATTGGATTTTAGCGTCTTTAATGTCCGAGAAAGAGTTGACCCAGGGGGCAAACGGGGTGGCATTAATGATGCTGGGGGTCTCCGCATTTATGCTGCTCATCACTATTGCTTTGATTACCATAACTGCCAATAAGATCACGACCCCCATCAAAAAGTCGGCCCAGTATTTGGACCTTGTAGCCAACGGGGACTTTTCCCAGGAAATCGACCCCCGGTTTCTGGCCAGAAAAGATGAAGTGGGGTCAATCACCAACGCCATCAATCATATGAAGAATTCGATTAAGCAGTTGGTCAACAGTATTAAGAGCGAATCGGTTGCTATCGAAGAAAAAGTGCATGCTGTCATGGATAATGTGGTGGATCTCAGCAAGAGCCTGGAAGAGATTTCTGCTACTACCGGAGATGTGGCGGCCAGTACGGAAGAAACATCGGCAGCATCGGAAGAAATGTCGGCGACAACCCAGGAAATTGAAAAAGCAGTACAATTGATCGCCGGCAAATCCCAACAAGGGGCAATCTCGTCCAAGGAAATCACCGGGAGAGCGGAAGATACCAAGAGAAATGTCAATACAGCCCAGAAGAAAGCCGCCGATATATTTGTCGATACCCAGGTAAAGCTGGAAAAGGCGATTATCGAAGCCAAGGTTGTCAGCCAAATCGATTTATTGACGGATGCCATCATGCAGATCACCGAGCAAACCAACTTACTGGCTCTGAATGCCGCCATTGAAGCGGCAAGAGCAGGTGAAGCCGGCAGAGGGTTCTCGGTTGTCTCAGAGGAAATCAGAAAACTTGCCGAACAATCCAAAGGAGCGGTTATGCAAATACAGGAGGTTACCACCAAGGTAACCAGTGCTGTCGATAACCTCTCCCAAAGCTCCAATGGGCTATTGTCTTTCATGTCTGTGGATGTCAATAATGACTATCAAGTCATGCTGGATGTAGCAGAGCGATACAGCGAAGACGCCAATTTCGTCGATGAGCTGGTCGCCGATTTTAGTGCTACCACGGAGCAGCTTTTGGTGTCTATCCAAAATATTTCCGATGCCATCGGCGGGGTAGCCCAAGCTGCCAACAGCGGTGCCGTCGGCACGGCGGATATTGCCAATCAGTCGGCAGAAGTAAGCGTCAAATCCAATGAAGTTAAAGAGCAGATTCTCAGAGCCAAGGAAAGCGTCAACAGATTACAAGAAGAAATCAAACGGTTCAAAGTGTAA
- a CDS encoding thioredoxin family protein, which yields MSLEKLDTNMFEQLIYDEGRACLVMFSRKNCHVCQKVIPVLEELRLNYEESFGFYYVDVEEDKALFQRFSLKGVPQILYFKDGEYKGKMAGDVEDDEVEQMIADVLED from the coding sequence ATGTCTTTAGAAAAACTGGATACCAATATGTTTGAGCAGCTTATTTACGATGAAGGAAGAGCTTGCTTGGTGATGTTTTCCAGGAAGAACTGTCATGTCTGTCAAAAAGTTATTCCGGTATTAGAAGAGTTGCGCTTGAATTATGAAGAAAGTTTTGGCTTTTATTATGTGGATGTGGAAGAAGACAAAGCATTATTCCAACGATTCTCATTAAAGGGCGTTCCCCAGATTCTTTACTTTAAAGATGGAGAATATAAAGGAAAAATGGCCGGCGATGTGGAAGATGACGAAGTCGAACAGATGATCGCCGATGTGCTTGAGGACTAA
- the eutM gene encoding ethanolamine utilization microcompartment protein EutM, producing MSKTEALGLIETKGLVGAIEAADAMVKAANVYLIGREFVGGGLVTVMVRGDVGAVKAATDAGAAAAQRVGELISVHVIPRPHSDVEMILPAKKEG from the coding sequence ATGAGTAAAACAGAAGCTTTAGGATTAATTGAGACCAAAGGTTTAGTAGGAGCTATCGAAGCTGCCGATGCTATGGTTAAAGCCGCTAATGTCTATTTGATCGGCCGCGAATTTGTCGGCGGTGGTTTAGTAACCGTGATGGTAAGAGGAGATGTCGGTGCGGTCAAGGCAGCAACCGATGCTGGAGCTGCTGCAGCTCAGCGGGTTGGCGAGCTCATCTCCGTCCATGTCATCCCCCGTCCCCACAGTGACGTGGAAATGATTCTCCCCGCCAAAAAAGAAGGTTAA